The DNA segment CCCGATGGCGGGAACCACCAGGCCCCAGACGAGGGCCAGCCCCAGCAGCCCCGGCGCGACGCCTCGTCCGAAGCCGAGAACGGCCAGCAGCAGCAGCGCTACCGTCACGAGGTAGCCCAGGCCCTGATGGGCGCTGAGCAGGGCGTACCCGCTGCCGCCCCAGAAGGCCAGCCCCATGCCCAGGGCCACGATGCCAGCAATGCGAATGATCCAGCGAAGAACGGTGATGGGGGTGGTCATGGCAGCACTCCTTGAGCGGTCAGGCTGATGGGAATGGGTGGATAAAGAAGAAGGGCCTCGGTCAGGAAATGGGCGGGCCACCCTACTCCCGGAGCCGCCCGTCCACGATGCTCACCACGCGGTCACACAGGTCCAGCACGCGCTCGTCGTGCGTGACCATTACGGCGGCCTTGCCCCGTTCATGCACCTGCTGGGCCAGCAGTTCCACCACTTCACGGCCCCGGACACTGTCGAGGCTGGCGGTGGGCTCGTCGGCCAGGATCAGTTGCGGATCGTTCATCAGCGCGCGGGCGATGGCGACGCGCTGACGCTGCCCACCGGAGAGGGCGTCCGGAAAATGCCGGGCCCGTTCCGAGAGGCCCAGCAGTTTCAGCAGGTCTTCGGCCCTCTGACGGGCGTCCCGGCCATCCTCACCCGCCAGATGCGGCACCAGGGTGAGCTGCTCACGGACGTTCAGGTACGGAATCAGGTTGCTGCTTTGGAGGACAAAACCGAGATGCTTCAGCCGGAAGGCAGGCAGCCCTGCGTCAGAGAGGGCCGTCAGATCCTGACCGGCGATCCTGACCTGCCCGGTGGTGGGCCGCAACAGCGCCCCAGCGATCGACAGGAAGGTACTCTTGCCGCTGCCGGAGGGACCGTTGACGGCCACCAGTTCGCCGGGTTGCACCGCCAGTGTGGCCGGATGCAGGGCCGTGATTGTGCCGTCACCGTCGC comes from the Deinococcus humi genome and includes:
- a CDS encoding ABC transporter ATP-binding protein, with amino-acid sequence MTLTTERLHLASIPHAALTTPTLSLQGVSKTYGDGDGTITALHPATLAVQPGELVAVNGPSGSGKSTFLSIAGALLRPTTGQVRIAGQDLTALSDAGLPAFRLKHLGFVLQSSNLIPYLNVREQLTLVPHLAGEDGRDARQRAEDLLKLLGLSERARHFPDALSGGQRQRVAIARALMNDPQLILADEPTASLDSVRGREVVELLAQQVHERGKAAVMVTHDERVLDLCDRVVSIVDGRLRE